The Cervus canadensis isolate Bull #8, Minnesota chromosome X, ASM1932006v1, whole genome shotgun sequence genome contains a region encoding:
- the LOC122435610 gene encoding endogenous retrovirus group K member 7 Pro protein-like, with protein sequence MVGLLDTGADVSCVAGKDWPNSWPTQTTANELVGLGKAPSVVKSSQILSWQEEGQQGTFQPYVISSLPLTLWGRDILAQMGILLYSPDEKVSAQMLQIKYDPQKGLGKKQQGRLYPVELQVNNQRLGLGYPNS encoded by the coding sequence ATGGTAGGATTGCTGGACACTGGAGCAGACGTCTCCTGCGTAGCTGGCAAAGACTGGCCTAATTCTTGGCCCACACAAACCACGGCTAATGAACTTGTAGGTCTAGGGAAAGCACCCTCGGTGGTGAAAAGCTCACAAATATTATCTTGGCAAGAAGAAGGTCAGCAGGGCACCTTCCAGCCTTATGTAATATCTTCTCTCCCCCTCACATTATGGGGACGAGATATTTTAGCCCAAATGGGAATTTTGTTGTATAGCCCAGATGAAAAAGTATCAGCTCAAATGCTGCAAATAAAATATGATCCTCAGAAAGGGTTAGGAAAAAAACAGCAGGGCAGGTTATACCCTGTAGAACTACAAGTTAATAATCAACGATTGGGCTTAGGATATCCAAATTCATAA